GTTTCGTCATATGACTTACCCACACGCGGGAACGACATTGAGAATCTGATCCGCTTATAACCTCACCCTCCCCCCACGGCGGCATCAAGCCTGACCGACGAAGCTACTGTTCAAGCGTAGTCGGTCGCTCGCACGTGAATTTGGAAGTTTTTCTGGACACGTGCGACCTTCATCTGTCTATGTATGCAGTAAGCTGAGAAGGCTTCATGCCGCCTCGCCAAAAGTTGAGCGTTCCCCCGCGAAATCCCGACGCTCTTCGTCGGGACCTCAGCAATAACGCCTCAACTCAGTCGCTCATTCCTCTTCGTTCCACATTCCAATCATTCTTAGAATTTTGGTTTCAACTGAGTCACTCCGCTCCGTTCGCTCCTTCGTTTCGGCGTAATTGCCACCTGTTCTGAACAACGGCGAGTGTAACAGTTATTGTCTACGCTGGTCGATCCGAAGAGCAATAGCTGCGATTCATACTGAGATACAAGGTCAGATGAGACGGGGAAGGAAAGAGGACAGTTCTCATCATTGCCACGCGGCAATGAACCCGCAACTCGTCCTGAAAAGAAAATGCCGATCAACATTGGTCGATCGGCATTTTCGATGTAGGGCCTGCTCCTCACGGCAGTTGCAACCTTTGAAAAGGCCTTTGAATTTGCGCTTTGACTGACTATTCAAATCTGATATGCATTCCGCGGCTGATTTCCGGGATACTGCCAATCCTGCTTCACCACAAGTCGCAAACTCGCCGGACACACTTCAACGTGCGTTCAGACTCATGCTCTCGTGTCTTTTTCCGCCTGCGCCAAATCGACCGAAAACGTGCGTTGCCTCCCAAATGTCCTTATTTCAACAACAACATTTTCTTAGCTTGCAGTATATTTCCAGACTTCACCTGATAAAAATAGGTACCGGTCGAGACTGATTGGCCAACATCGTCTCTTCCGTCCCATGCGACTGAATGTACGCCTGCACTCATCTCCGTATCTAGCAGCTTCTTCACCAATTCACCCGCGACGTTGTACACTCTGATTTCAACATTATCCCTTTGCGATAGTTGATACTCAATGGTCGTGGACGGATTGAAAGGATTAGGGTAATTCTGACTCAGAGCAAATTTCCCTGGCAGTTGTTCATCCATGGAGACGACATTGGTCAGCAGGGTCCCGTTTCTAACCACGGTGATAAATGCGACATAATAGCCAAAGTTGTCACTCAGTCCATAATCATTGTACCCTAGGTATAGAGTGGATGCACTTGTGATGTTCGAATTGACAGTGAAAGAAACACTGCTGCCCACGAAGAATAGACTCCCCGAACTGCCAAGCCTGCCGATCACCGAATGCTGTGCCGCTGTTGGCAGTGGACTGGATGGATACAAGCCGCCATTTCCATCGGGCCCGATCCATTTGGTCGACTGTGGAGTTGTTGCTCCATCCGTTGATGCTACGCCCCGTACTGAGATGTCTATCTTGTCACCTGCCAACAAGGAAATATTCGTCGAAGTCCATGCCTGCGTCACGCTCACCACAACCGCTCTGGTCGCTTGAAGATTCGTCGTCGTTATGTCTTGTGCCCGCATAACTGAAAGCAACAAGGCAGTCAACACAATAACAGCAAGTTTCTTCCTGTTCATTTTTCCTCCAAGTGAAATAGTGTGAATGAGACCTGACACAAACCTGTCAGGTCATTAATTAGACTCCCTATTAATGTCCTCTCATTCACCAGCAAATGCGTAAACACCAGCAAACAAAAAAGAATCCCGCCCTGCGCAATCTGTGCAAAGCGGGATTCGAGGAAGACACCTATTTCACTCTACTTGATGGCGGTGGTCACATTGACCATGGTCCATTCACTCGACCATCTGCTACCGTCCCAGTACTCCACGCGGCGCCCGAGCTCCTCAAGATATTGTTTGTCCAACGTGCTTCTGATCTTTCCTTCTTTCTTCAACGCTGCATGCAACGAAATCATTGGGCTGCTTGGCTTCACGTCCAGAACGTGGAAATCCTTCGAAAGCGAGAATTCAAAATGAGGAAGTACATCAGCCCTCTCTGTGGACACTAAGAATCTCAAGTTTTCTTCCCCCTCCTTAGGAACGAGGTAAACTCGGGGGGAGGTATCCAAGGCCTTGTGAATATCAGATTCAGGAAAACGAACGTAGAAAACCTCTGCAGTTGAGGCGGGGTGACCAAATCCCCGTGTAGCCGTTGCTTCCTTGTCTCCATCGATCTTAGAAGGGTCGAGCAGCGCGGCAATAGCCATAGTGCTTCCCTTCTCCAAAGGCCCGGCCTGATTTATCCCCCAGACAACCAATTGTTCCTTCTTTCCGTCTTTCACATCTATTGTACTCAAGCCGTAGAAACCTCCAAAGTGCCAATATTTTCCAATGGAGTTGAGAGAATCATCCAATCGGTGGAGAAACCATGGAGAGCGAGTGTTATTGCAGGCTACAACAATGTTCTTTCTGTTTGTTCCTGGGATGTTTTCGATAACGAGAGTTTCGTATGTATACGGTGAGTCATAGTGTGTCCCTTGGTAATTCACAGAAATTGTCTCTGGAGATCGCTCTCCTATGAGATTCTTTGCCGCGTCGAACACTTTTAGGCTTTGTCCAGCTTTCTCTTCATACGGTAAAGTGAGCGTCGTGATGACCTCGTGCTGGCCATCTCCATGGAGATCAGCAACGAGTGTGTAGCGAGCGCTCGTGCTTTCTTCCACTGGCTTGGTGGTTTCCACAACTGTGGAGGGAAGCTCCCATAGTTTCTCATTCTTCTGGTTGTAAACTTCCAAGGTTTCCAGTTTCTCGTTCAATCTTGCATAGGCGGGCTCGTTAGCTCCACTGGTTGTCCTTGGGTAGAACACGATAGAGAGCAAGGCGGTTAACGCAAGGCCAGAACACGTTGCGACAATCGGCCTTCTTCTCGCTACCTGCCAAAATCGGGACGGGAATGAGCGGAGGAGGGGGGTCAACGAACCCGGATTCTTCAGTTTCACATACTCTGGCCGAAGCTCGAGTGATGTTGCCACCTCAACCTCAGTATGTTCCTTCAACCGTGGTTGCCTCCCGTTCAGCAGACCATGAAACTGCCCTAGTTCTTCGGCAATCTCACGACAACTGTAACATTCCTTCAAATGACGCTCAATTTCCGTGCGCTGAAGGAGGACTTTCTCGCTTTCCAGCAAGAAGAGCTCAATTGTATGTTCATCGAGGTGATTCAATCTCTCTCCGTCACCATTCATCCTTCCGATTGTATGCAGTTGCGTAATCGCGATCCGGTCATTCACAGCCTACAAGAGCTCACGCACACGCTCTTTCACGAATCGCCGGGCGACACGTACCATGTATTCAAAGTGAGTTCTGTGAGTTCTTCTATATTCCTGGAGCGTCAAATCGGAGACGTACTTCTTCAAATAATCTACATGTGATAAATCGGACCCGTCATTGTTTGCGAAAACATCGAACATCATGTCTTCCAAGGCTTGAGCATAACTCTGAAAAAGAGGAAAAGGGATCTTGCCAGTCTCCACATATCTCTGGTGAAGGCTCCGTTTCAATTCGATGGTGCTTCTCCGCAGGATGTTCTCGAGGTCATGGCGAAGTAAGGACTCGTCGGTGCTCACCATTTCTTGCACTGAGGTTCCGCGTTGCACGAAAATACGTTTGATGATGATGGCGATGTCAATGAGCGCGTAAAACCTCCTGTACTGTTGCTGATGATTCAGAATCTCAAAGAACTTCCTCACGTACGCTTGTGTGTTCTTTTTCGCGTGACGCGCTAGAGCGAGCTCGGTCTGGAGTTGATCGATCGGATATTCTGAGAGCTGATCATTGCGCTCGGCTTCTCCACAGGTGTAACAATAGGTCTGACCAAGCCGTTCGAATTGCTTCAAGTCTCCCATGGATTGGGCAACGATCTTGAGGTTTCGGATAATACGCCCAAGAACTGGATCGTTTTCCCGATACAGCCGATAGATCCCCTCGTTGAGAGAGCTGAATACTAACCGTCGGAAGTAATGTTGTGCTTCCTGCTCATCGATGAGCTCAAGAGCACGATTCTCGGAAAAGTACACTTCAAGCTCAATGAATGTCCCACTCTCGTCGCGTTGAAACAATTCGGCGATGCAATCGAAGGCGATGCCCTCCACAGAAATTCCAAACGAATGCAGATGGAGTCTGCCGGATCTCACAAGCTGACGGAGGCGAATAGACGCGACATTGAACGCCAGCCGAACTAGACTGTTGATCTCGAATTCAGATGCAGATCCTGAAAGGATCGATCTGAGTAGGGTGTGTAAGTCTTTCGACGAGGTGGTCAATCTTAGGAAGACAATTCAAATGCTGGGAAATTCACGGTGACAATCTGACCCAATGTAAGAAAAGAAGGACAGAGATTCAAAATGCGGACCTCATCTTCGGCGGCATCAAGCGCGGGCACGTGAAATATTGTAGTTTTCTGGATCACGTGCCGCTACAAC
The Ignavibacteriales bacterium DNA segment above includes these coding regions:
- a CDS encoding T9SS type A sorting domain-containing protein; its protein translation is MNRKKLAVIVLTALLLSVMRAQDITTTNLQATRAVVVSVTQAWTSTNISLLAGDKIDISVRGVASTDGATTPQSTKWIGPDGNGGLYPSSPLPTAAQHSVIGRLGSSGSLFFVGSSVSFTVNSNITSASTLYLGYNDYGLSDNFGYYVAFITVVRNGTLLTNVVSMDEQLPGKFALSQNYPNPFNPSTTIEYQLSQRDNVEIRVYNVAGELVKKLLDTEMSAGVHSVAWDGRDDVGQSVSTGTYFYQVKSGNILQAKKMLLLK